A genomic window from Gossypium hirsutum isolate 1008001.06 chromosome D12, Gossypium_hirsutum_v2.1, whole genome shotgun sequence includes:
- the LOC107932886 gene encoding uncharacterized protein At5g65660, whose product MENQVVSPPHVDASRPSLGFPLGTALLLIIIFSLSGIFSCCYHWDKLRSLRRSSADHTDPHPDIEASPSKPMPDFLDLKKNQSQSLPVLMPGDEIPKFIALPCPCQPPRQDKVEVKMEKPPKPARCPVPFGLAI is encoded by the exons ATGGAGAATCAGGTTGTTTCGCCACCCCATGTGGATGCATCTCGACCGTCCCTCGGCTTCCCTCTTGGCACTGCCCTCCTCTTAATCATCATTTTCAGCTTGAGTGGTATCTTCTCCTGCTGCTACCACTGGGACAAGCTCAGATCACTCCGCCGATCTTCCGCCGACCACACCGATCCCCATCCCGATATCGAAGCTTCTCCCTCCAAACCCATGCCTGATTTCTTG GATTTAAAGAAAAACCAAAGCCAAAGCCTACCTGTATTAATGCCAGGAGATGAGATCCCAAAATTCATAGCATTACCATGTCCGTGTCAGCCTCCACGGCAAGACAAGGTTGAAGTGAAAATGGAAAAGCCACCCAAGCCAGCGCGTTGCCCAGTACCTTTTGGATTGGCTATTTGA